One Halobacterium zhouii genomic region harbors:
- the aroC gene encoding chorismate synthase, translating to MNGNRFGRLFQVTTYGESHGPGMGVVVSGCPAGVELDEETIQRELDRRKPGQSMITTSRGEPDEVRIESGIQDGYTTGTPIGMTIQNKDAQSGKYEPFVTAPRPSHGDFTYSAKFGTRNWGGGGRSSARETVNWVAAGAIAKQVLEPEGVEVAAHVNQIGDVEADDVTFEQMVEHTEDNDVRCADPETAEEMQALVEQYQEEGDSIGGSIEFEIRGVPRGLGAPRFDSVETRLGQAMMAVPATTAFEFGLGREARGHTGKERNEDWQFGSDGDPEPVGNDHGGLQGGITTGQPIYGEVTLHAPTSIPKEQQTVDWETGEEKTAQVVGRHDPVLPPRGVPVVEALCWLTALDFMLLGGHINPDRVDDQPGEYDTDYHPSSPRNE from the coding sequence ATGAACGGCAATCGGTTCGGGCGACTGTTCCAGGTGACGACCTACGGCGAGAGCCACGGGCCCGGGATGGGCGTCGTCGTCTCCGGCTGTCCCGCCGGCGTCGAACTCGACGAGGAGACCATCCAGCGCGAACTCGACCGGCGGAAGCCCGGGCAGTCGATGATTACCACGTCGCGGGGTGAACCCGACGAGGTGCGCATCGAGTCGGGAATCCAGGACGGCTACACGACGGGGACGCCCATCGGCATGACCATCCAGAACAAGGACGCGCAATCCGGAAAGTACGAACCGTTCGTCACTGCCCCCCGGCCCTCGCACGGCGACTTCACGTACTCCGCGAAGTTCGGCACGCGGAACTGGGGCGGCGGCGGGCGGTCGTCGGCACGCGAGACGGTGAACTGGGTCGCCGCGGGCGCGATAGCCAAGCAGGTGCTCGAACCCGAGGGCGTCGAGGTGGCCGCGCACGTCAACCAGATCGGCGACGTCGAGGCCGACGACGTCACGTTTGAGCAGATGGTCGAGCACACCGAGGACAACGACGTGCGCTGTGCGGACCCCGAGACCGCCGAGGAGATGCAGGCGCTCGTCGAGCAGTACCAGGAAGAAGGCGACTCTATCGGTGGCAGCATCGAGTTCGAAATCCGGGGCGTCCCTCGTGGACTCGGCGCGCCGCGCTTCGACTCCGTGGAGACGAGACTGGGACAGGCGATGATGGCCGTCCCGGCGACCACCGCCTTCGAGTTCGGACTCGGGCGCGAGGCGCGCGGGCACACTGGCAAAGAGCGAAACGAAGACTGGCAGTTCGGTAGCGACGGCGACCCCGAACCAGTCGGAAACGACCACGGCGGTCTGCAGGGTGGTATCACCACCGGCCAACCCATCTACGGCGAGGTGACGCTGCACGCGCCGACGTCGATTCCGAAAGAACAGCAGACGGTGGACTGGGAGACCGGCGAGGAGAAGACCGCCCAGGTCGTCGGCCGCCACGACCCGGTGTTGCCGCCGCGGGGCGTGCCGGTCGTGGAGGCGCTGTGCTGGCTCACCGCACTCGACTTCATGCTGCTTGGCGGGCACATCAACCCCGACCGGGTGGACGACCAGCCTGGCGAGTACGACACCGACTACCATCCGAGCAGTCCGCGCAACGAGTGA
- the aroA gene encoding 3-phosphoshikimate 1-carboxyvinyltransferase, producing MEVTVSNSRVRGTARAPPSKSYTHRAILAAGYADGALVRSPLVSADTKATAAAVDALGGDAERIDDHWEVTGFGGRPAVPADVLDCGNSGTTMRLVTGTAALADGTTVLTGDSSLRSRPQGPLLAAIEELGGSARSTRCNGQAPLVVDGPIEGGTVAMPGDVSSQFVSSLLMAGAVTDNGVGIELTTELKSAPYVDITLDVLEAFGVDAEKRRDGYRVPGDQSYEPREGEYTVPGDFSSVSYLLAAGALAADEEVVVEGAYPSAQGDTSIVDVLRRMGADVEWRERDGIVIVQQSNLDGVEVDVSDTPDLLPTLAVLGAAADGTTRITNAEHVRYKETDRVSAMAEALDALGADVEEHQNELVVRGEQSDLVGARVDGRGDHRLVMALAVAGLVADDDTTIEGAEHVDVSFPKFFDVLYDLGANVDA from the coding sequence ATGGAAGTCACAGTCAGTAACTCGCGCGTTCGAGGGACGGCGCGCGCCCCACCCTCGAAGAGTTACACTCACCGCGCGATACTCGCGGCGGGGTACGCCGACGGCGCGCTGGTGCGCTCGCCGCTCGTGAGCGCGGACACGAAGGCGACCGCCGCCGCCGTGGACGCACTCGGCGGGGACGCCGAACGCATCGACGACCACTGGGAGGTGACCGGGTTCGGCGGCAGGCCCGCCGTGCCCGCGGACGTCCTCGACTGTGGGAACTCCGGCACGACGATGCGACTCGTGACGGGGACCGCGGCGCTCGCGGACGGCACGACCGTTCTCACGGGCGATTCGTCGCTTCGTTCCCGGCCGCAGGGTCCGCTGCTCGCTGCCATCGAGGAACTCGGCGGGAGCGCGCGCTCGACGCGGTGCAACGGCCAGGCGCCCCTCGTCGTGGACGGCCCCATCGAGGGTGGCACTGTCGCGATGCCGGGGGACGTCTCCTCACAGTTCGTCTCGTCGCTGTTGATGGCGGGCGCGGTCACCGACAACGGCGTCGGCATCGAACTCACGACCGAGTTGAAGTCCGCGCCGTACGTCGACATCACGCTCGACGTGCTCGAGGCGTTCGGCGTGGACGCCGAGAAACGCCGCGACGGCTATCGCGTTCCCGGGGACCAGTCCTATGAGCCACGCGAGGGCGAGTACACCGTCCCCGGCGACTTCTCTTCGGTCTCGTATCTGCTCGCGGCGGGCGCGCTCGCCGCCGACGAGGAGGTTGTCGTGGAGGGCGCGTACCCGAGCGCGCAGGGCGACACCAGCATCGTGGACGTACTCCGGCGGATGGGCGCGGACGTCGAGTGGCGCGAGCGGGATGGCATCGTCATCGTCCAGCAGTCGAACCTGGACGGCGTCGAGGTCGACGTCTCGGACACCCCCGACCTGCTGCCGACGCTCGCAGTGCTCGGCGCGGCGGCCGACGGCACCACCCGGATCACGAACGCCGAGCACGTGCGCTACAAGGAGACGGACCGCGTGAGCGCGATGGCCGAGGCCCTCGACGCGCTCGGCGCGGACGTCGAGGAGCACCAGAACGAACTCGTCGTGCGCGGCGAGCAAAGCGATCTCGTCGGCGCGCGCGTCGACGGCCGCGGCGACCACCGTCTCGTGATGGCGCTCGCAGTCGCCGGCCTCGTCGCCGACGATGACACAACCATCGAGGGTGCAGAACACGTCGACGTCTCGTTCCCGAAGTTCTTCGACGTGCTGTACGACCTCGGCGCGAACGTGGACGCGTAG
- a CDS encoding guanosine monophosphate reductase — MDVRTGLSYGDVLLVPQRSGVDSRSDVDLSTPLTGDVELDNPLLSAPMDSVTESETAIALSAAGGLGTIHRFLDIDEQASEVAAVAEAGERVGAAVGINEDFLERTEAVVEAGADVVMVDVAHGHMESCLDAVDAIGSAFPDVPLVTGNVATPEGVRDLYAAGADTVKVGIGPGSHCTTRKVAGAGVPQLTAVDDCSDAAEDLGIPVIADGGIRSSGDAAKALMAGADTVMMGSFFAGTDEAPGRVVTVDGARYKESRGMASTDANDDRTDKDIEISADEGVAGLSEYRGPLADAVSEFLAGVRSGVSYCGGHTIPEARENAEFVQVAASAAEREGAHGIVSVAERVQQDGASADD, encoded by the coding sequence ATGGACGTTCGAACTGGCCTGTCCTACGGGGACGTGCTCCTGGTCCCGCAACGCTCCGGCGTCGACAGTCGCAGCGACGTCGACCTCTCGACGCCGCTCACCGGCGACGTGGAACTCGACAACCCGCTGCTCTCCGCGCCGATGGATTCGGTCACCGAGTCCGAGACCGCCATCGCGCTCTCGGCGGCCGGCGGCCTGGGCACCATCCACCGGTTCCTCGACATCGACGAGCAGGCCAGCGAGGTCGCCGCAGTCGCGGAGGCAGGTGAACGAGTCGGCGCCGCCGTCGGCATCAACGAGGACTTCCTCGAGCGCACCGAGGCCGTCGTCGAGGCGGGCGCGGACGTCGTGATGGTGGACGTCGCGCACGGCCACATGGAGTCGTGTCTCGACGCCGTCGACGCCATCGGCTCGGCGTTCCCGGACGTCCCGCTGGTCACCGGAAACGTCGCCACGCCCGAGGGCGTCCGCGACCTCTACGCCGCGGGCGCGGACACCGTGAAGGTCGGCATCGGCCCTGGCAGCCACTGCACCACGCGGAAGGTCGCGGGCGCGGGCGTCCCGCAGCTCACCGCCGTAGACGACTGTTCGGACGCCGCTGAGGACCTCGGCATCCCGGTTATCGCGGACGGCGGCATCCGCTCGTCGGGCGACGCCGCGAAGGCGCTGATGGCGGGCGCGGACACCGTGATGATGGGGTCGTTCTTCGCGGGCACGGACGAAGCGCCGGGCCGCGTCGTGACGGTGGACGGCGCGCGCTACAAGGAGTCCCGCGGCATGGCCTCGACGGACGCGAACGACGACCGAACGGACAAGGATATCGAGATCTCGGCCGACGAGGGCGTCGCCGGCCTCAGCGAGTACCGCGGGCCGCTCGCGGACGCCGTTTCGGAGTTCCTCGCTGGCGTTCGTTCGGGCGTGAGTTACTGCGGCGGGCACACGATTCCGGAGGCCCGCGAGAACGCCGAGTTCGTGCAGGTCGCCGCGAGCGCCGCCGAACGCGAGGGCGCCCACGGCATCGTGAGCGTCGCAGAGCGCGTCCAGCAGGACGGCGCGAGTGCGGACGACTGA